The following proteins come from a genomic window of Anas platyrhynchos isolate ZD024472 breed Pekin duck chromosome 12, IASCAAS_PekinDuck_T2T, whole genome shotgun sequence:
- the LOC101802025 gene encoding C-signal: MGELRVCSVLVTGANRGIGLGLVRHLLGLPNPPEWVFAACRDPKGKQAQELQNLASKHPNLVIVPLEVTKPASIKAAAASIGERLKDSGLNLLINNAGMLVYKTLDTETQEDMAQVYATNTIGPLLLSQEFLPLLKKAAQGSPGSGLSCSKAAIINISSVGGSIKEVHMWKSAQCVSYRCSKAALNMLTKCQSLGYREHGILCAVFHPGWVQTDMGNTAGDKPPVTVDESVGGMLKVMSSLSEKDTGTFLDWEGKVVPW; encoded by the exons ATGGGAGAGCTTCGTGTCTGCTCCGTTCTGGTGACTGGAGCCAACCGAGGAATCGGCCTGGGGTTAGTCCGgcacctgctggggctgccaaacCCACCCGAGTGGGTCTTTGCAGCCTGCCGGGACCCCAAGGGAAAGCAAGCACAG GAGCTGCAGAACTTGGCTTCCAAGCACCCCAACCTGGTCATCGTCCCACTCG AAGTCACCAAGCCCGCCAGCATCaaggcagctgcagccagcatcGGGGAGCGCCTCAAGGACTCGGGTCTCAACCTCCTCATCAACAATGCTGGCATGCTGGTTTACAAGACGCTTGACACTGAGACACAGGAGGACATGGCCCAGGTGTACGCCACCAACACCATTGGGcccctgctgctgagccag GAATTCCTGCCCCTGCTGAAGAAGGCTGCCCAAGGGAGCCCAGGCTCcgggctgagctgcagcaaggCAGCCATCATCAACATTTCCAGCGTTGGCGGTTCTATCAAGGAAGTCCATATGTGGAAATCTGCACAATGTGTCTCATATCGCTGCAGCAAG GCTGCTCTGAACATGCTCACCAAGTGCCAGTCCTTGGGCTATCGGGAACACGGCATCCTCTGTGCTGTTTTTCATCCTGGCTGGGTACAGACAGATATGGGGAACACAGCTGGAGACAAG ccccccgtgACAGTAGATGAGAGCGTAGGAGGGATGCTAAAGGTGATGTCCTCCCTCTCTGAGAAGGACACCGGGACCTTCCTGGACTGGGAAGGGAAAGTAGTGCCCTGGTGA
- the LOC101805185 gene encoding C-signal — protein MAALRARTVLLTGSNRGIGLELVKQLLGGPRPPAWIFATCRDPEGPRAQELRDLASRHPNLVLVKLDVANPSAIADAAKIVEGKLNGAGLNLLINNAGIYAQVSLETVDSEEMIRAYRTNAVGPLLMAQAFLPLLKKAAQNSTEKGLSCSKAAIINISTVMGSIQKTSESFFKPVISYRCSKAALNMLTKCQALTYGEAGILCVALHPGWVKTDMGTQEADLTVDTSVRGLLSVLPVLSEKHSGNLLNWEGKVIPW, from the exons ATGGCAGCGCTGCGGGCCCGCACCGTGCTGCTGACCGGCTCCAACCGGGGCATCGGGCTGGAGCTGGTGAAGCAGCTGCTCGGGGGCCCTCGGCCGCCCGCATGGATCTTTGCGACGTGCCGGGACCCTGAGGGGCCGCGGGCGCAG gaGCTGAGAGATCTGGCATCCAGACACCCAAACCTGGTTCTTGTGAAGCTGG ATGTTGCGAATCCCTCAGCTATTGCTGATGCAGCGAAGATCGTGGAGGGGAAGCTGAACGGCGCGGGCCTGAACCTGCTGATAAACAATGCGGGCATCTATGCCCAGGTGTCGCTGGAGACGGTGGACTCGGAGGAGATGATAAGGGCGTACAGGACCAACGCCGTGGGGCCGCTGCTGATGGCCCAG GCTTTCCTGCCCTTGTTGAAGAAGGCTGCCCAAAACAGCACGGAGAAGGGACTGAGCTGCAGCAAGGCAGCCATCATCAACATCTCCACTGTCATGGGATCCATCCAGAAAACGTCCGAGTCCTTCTTCAAGCCCGTCATCTCCTACCGCTGCAGCAAG gCTGCCCTCAACATGCTCACCAAGTGCCAGGCTCTGACCTACGGGGAGGCTGGGATCCTCTGCGTGGCGCTTCACCCCGGCTGGGTGAAAACCGACATGGGCACCCAGGAG GCTGACCTGACGGTGGACACGAGCGTGCGGGGGCTGCTCTCCGTGCTGCCCGTCCTCTCCGAGAAGCACAGCGGGAATCTGCTCAACTGGGAAGGCAAAGTGATTCCTTGGTGA